The DNA region TCCTATTTTTTTCGCCTTATGGTCAACATATAAACTTTCCTGGCTACTTTTTGCCCAGAGTGATTCTGCCTCAGTTTCATAAGCCCTAATCCAGGAAAAAATACCAATAAAGAGAATAAGAATGACATAAAATTTATCTTTTATTTTCATTGAATTAAACCTCCTTATTTTTGGTAATTGGTAACTGGTGAATGGTAATTACTTAGCACTACCTCGCCACAACTGTTCTGCTATCCTCAACAATACTGTTAATTATCTTATCCGAATCCACATTTTTTACTTGAATTTCATCTCCTAATCTTCCATCTTCCTTTGCTATTCCTTTTGCCTGGACGATAAGTGCTCCAATTTCTTTTTTTATCATAACCACATCTCCTCGTTTAATTAAAGGAGGAATTTCGATCAAATTATAAGTTAATATTCCTCCTTGTGTCAGCGGGCTTTTCAATCTTTTTCCAATGACATCTTCTATCGGAGCAGGATTAATGTAAGTTATCTCTCTTTCCTGGATTTCTATGTCCACTGGCGTTAAAATATGATGTCGTGGCAATGGTTTAGCCGCTATCACAACATTTGTAAAGCGATGAATTTTGAACCCCAATCTAATCGTTTTATATTTTGTCCCATTTACCTTGATGGTCACTGGAAGATATACCTGATTTTTTAACATTGGGGTATTTTCAATCTCATATTCTACCTTTCCAGCAGGTAAAATAACATTTTTCCGAATGTTGAATGATTCTATTGCTATTCGAGCAGTCGTATTAAGATTAGTCAGGATATACTCTTGAGCTATTTTTGTTATCTCTTCAACATCCAATTTTTGAGAAGAAGTTGTTATTTCTATCTTTGTCGCTCCAATGAGATTAAAATCTTCCTCTTTAATCTTTGCTTGCAAAATTTTTAACTTAACATACTCCTGAGTAATATATCTTTTTCCAGCAGGCAAAGGTGCCTGACCAATATAGATGTTATCTACAGATGTATTGCTTAAGTTAGCAATGTCCTTTAAAAATATCTCCTTACCTGTCAGGCAAACATTTTCTTTCAATTCAATCGTAGTTAAGGCAGGCGAGATACTGGAAAACAAAAAGACAAATAGCCCGGTAAAAAAGAATATCTTCAATAACTTATTAATTATCATTTAACTTCTCCTGAAAATAGGAAGTAGAGAGTAGAGAGAAAATCCTTCCTCCACCTGTTTTTTCCTATTTTCATTCTTCTGTTGTGAACCCACGGTTCATGAGCGTTCTTCTGAAAATCGGGGTTTGGGGATTCTTTTATTCCCGAATCCCGAATCCTCAATCCCGAATCCCTTTATTCTTTTATCTCTTCAACCCACCGACGATGCCCAGCATTGCATCTCCAGTTTGAATTGCTTTTGAATTAAGTTCATAAGCCCGCTGGGCGATAATCATATTGACCATCTCATCAACTATATTTACATTTGATAATTCTAAGAAGTTTTGCTCCAATCTACCAAACCCTTCCCTTCCGGGAGTACCGGTAATAGGGTCACCACTTGCGGCACTATCTTTAAATACATTCTTACCAATAGGATTTAGTCCCGCTGGACTGGCAAATCTAACTAATTGAATTGTACCTACTTCCTGAGGTGTTTTTGTTTCATTTCCGATAATGACTGAAACAGTCCCATCTTCAGTAATGGTAATTTGGGTAGTTCCAGGCGGGATAACTATTTCTGGTTGTAAAATATGTCCATTAGAAGTAACTAATTTACCCTCCTGGTCCATTTTAAAAGAACCATCTCGCGTATAACCTGTTGACCCATCCGGTAGAAGTAACTGAAAGAATCCTTCTCCTTCTATAGCTATATCCAGAGGATTTTGGGTCTCTTGCAAATTCCCTAAGGAATGAATTTTTTGAGTTCCCGCAATAGCTACTCCATGCCCAACATGAATACCTGTTGGTAAGACACTTCCTGTAGTTATTGGTGTGCCTGGTGATTTTAATACTTCATAGATTAAGTCTTCAAAATCTACTCGTGACTTCTTAAATCCAGCAGTATTAACATTAGCCAGATTATTGGCAATAGTGTCGAGATTAAATTGTTGTCCAGCCATACCTGTGGCCGCTGTCCATAATGAACGCATCATTTTAATATACCTCCTCGTATTTAATTTTAGATTGTAACTGTTCACCGCACAGACACAGAGACGCAGAGAAAAAAATTAAGTAACTATTCAGCCTCAGATGGACACGGATGAAACACGGAAAATTCGTAATCCGTATCCGTTTTCCGTGTCCGTAATTAGGCTCAAGGTTTTTCCTCCTCTTGCCCTCTGCCCTCTGCCCTCTGCNNNNNNNNNNNNNNNNNNNNNNNNNNNNNNNNNNNNNNNNNNNNNNNNNNNNNNNNNNNNNNNNNNNNNNNNNNNNNNNNNNNNNNNNNNNNNNNNNNNNTGCCCTCTGCCCTCTGCCCTCTGCTATTTATCCGTGCTAATCCGTATTAATCAGTGGCTGAATAGTTGCTTTATTTCCATATCTTCTCTGTTGCTCTGCGTCTCTGCGGTAAATACCACTTGAACGGTTACCCAAAATTCTACTTACTTCACCCTGCTGACTTCTGTCACGGCTGTTCGTAGTGTATCGTCAAAAGAGGTTACTGCTCGTTGATTAATTTCATATATTCGTTGAATTTCAATCATTTTTACCATTTCTTCGATTGGATTGGTATTTGACTTTTCAAGGTAACCTTGCAAAATTTTAGGTTGAGCGACAACTTGAGGTTCACCTGCATACTGAGTCGCTTCAAATAAGGTATTACCTACTTTTTTCAATCCTCTTCTGTTTTCAAAATCAACTATTTTTAGTCCGTCTATTTCTTGTGGAGATTTCCAATCTCTCTCTCCTGTTATTACCTTGCCATTTTCTTGAACCTGGAAATTGCCTTGAGCAATTTGAATATATCCATTTACTCCTAAGACTCTATAACCTCCTTTCGTCACCAAATATCCTTCTGAATCGATAGTAAATGTGCCATTACGGGTATAAAAAATTTTATTTTGAGGTCCTTCAATCGTAAAAAAGCCTTTTCCGCCAATAGCCAGGTCAAAGTCATTATCGGTTTTTTGAATAGGTCCTTGTGAATATAAAGTGGCTATTTCACTTATTCCTACGCCTGTGCCTACAGGACCAACTTTTGGTCTTTGGTCAAGATAGCCTTCTCTGGTCATAATATAATTATCATAAAGGCGATGGAGAAAAATAGAATCAAATGGTGTAAATATAGTTTCATCCCTTTTATAGCCAGCGGTATCTATATTCGCCAGGTTATTTGCGACAACATCTAAATCTGTCCATTGGGCAAGCATTCCTATTGCACCGGTGTATATTCCTTTAATCATAATCTTCTCCTCCAGCAATGCGTTTAATTTGTGCCCCCAGTTTAGATAATTTTTCTTCCATACATTCATAGCCTCTATCCAGGTGATGTATGCCGGATAGTTGGGTTTCTCCTTTAGCCACCAGCCCGGCTAAAATCAATGCGGCACTTGCTCTCAGATCTGTCGCATTAACCTGAGCTCCACTTAAAGTCTCGACACCACGTATTATTGCGGTATGTCCATCTACCTTAATATCTGCTCCCATACGACATAATTCACTGACATGCATAAACCTATTCTCAAATACCGATTCTATAACCATACTCATTCCTTTAGTAATAGACATTAGCGTCATAAATTGTGCCTGAAGGTCTGTTGGAAATCCAGGGTAAGGCATAGTTCTTATATTTGCTGGCATAAGGTCTTTTTTTACATACACACGCATCTGAGAATCTTTTTTTTCAAATATTACCCCTGCCTCTTCTAATTTAGTCATAACCGTATGGAGATGGTCAAAATCAGCCCCCTCAAGAGTAATATCTCCTTTAGTGATAGCGGCGGCAATGGCGTAAGTTCCTGTTTCTATTCTATCCGGGATAATTTGAAATGAAGTAGTTTTCAATTCTTTTACTCCGGTAACTTTTATTGTATCCGAACCCGCACCTTCAATTTTGGCGCCGGCTTTATTTAAAAAATTAGCTAGTTCTACAATCTCTGGTTCTTTTGCGGCATTATCAATAATTGTTTCCCCGCAAGCCATTGAAGTCGCCATCATTAAATTTTCCGTCGCCCCAACTGAAGGAAAATCAAGATATATTTCTGTGCCAATTAATCTTTTAGCCGATAATTTCACATATCCTTCTTTCGTAACTATTTCCGCACCCAATTTGCTTAGTCCATCTAAGTGAAGATTAATCGGTCTCAATCCGATATTGCATCCGCCGGGTAAAGGAACATACGCCTTACCAAATCTGGCTAATAAAGCACCCATAACTAATGCTGAGGCACGCATCTTGCGCACCTGCTCATAAGGGGCTTCATATTGGTCTAAACTAACGGTATTTATAACTGCTGACTCTTTTTTTCCCTCAACATTAGCCCCTAAAAGAGTTAATACCTCACACATCGTCTCTATGTCCAGAAGAGAGGGTAAGTTTGTTAATGTAATTGGTTCTGGAATAAGAATAGTCGCGGCTAAAATAGGTAGCGCGGCATTTTTAGACCCTGAAATTTTAACTTTACCTGTAAGCCTCTTACCCCCTCTTATGATAATCTTTGGTGAATCCATACATTATAATAATCGGTAAATTTAGCAAATTTCTTTAATAAAATTTGGGTAACTGTTCACCGCAGAGACACAGAGACGCAGAGAAAAACACACCCCTAACCCCTCTCAAGAGGGAAAAATCTATGGACGAGACGCTTAACATCCCTGATTTTCATCAGGGCAATTTCTTGAGTACAACAACATTAAAATTGATTAACAAATCTGTCTTCTCTATTCCTCTGCGTCTCTGCGGTGAATTACTATCTGAATGGTTACGATAATTAGAATTGCTGGGAGGTCGCAAAAGTTTCTTGACAAAACGGCGAAATTTTGCGACCTG from bacterium includes:
- the flgA gene encoding flagellar basal body P-ring formation chaperone FlgA, whose translation is MIINKLLKIFFFTGLFVFLFSSISPALTTIELKENVCLTGKEIFLKDIANLSNTSVDNIYIGQAPLPAGKRYITQEYVKLKILQAKIKEEDFNLIGATKIEITTSSQKLDVEEITKIAQEYILTNLNTTARIAIESFNIRKNVILPAGKVEYEIENTPMLKNQVYLPVTIKVNGTKYKTIRLGFKIHRFTNVVIAAKPLPRHHILTPVDIEIQEREITYINPAPIEDVIGKRLKSPLTQGGILTYNLIEIPPLIKRGDVVMIKKEIGALIVQAKGIAKEDGRLGDEIQVKNVDSDKIINSIVEDSRTVVAR
- the flgG gene encoding flagellar basal-body rod protein FlgG, with product MMRSLWTAATGMAGQQFNLDTIANNLANVNTAGFKKSRVDFEDLIYEVLKSPGTPITTGSVLPTGIHVGHGVAIAGTQKIHSLGNLQETQNPLDIAIEGEGFFQLLLPDGSTGYTRDGSFKMDQEGKLVTSNGHILQPEIVIPPGTTQITITEDGTVSVIIGNETKTPQEVGTIQLVRFASPAGLNPIGKNVFKDSAASGDPITGTPGREGFGRLEQNFLELSNVNIVDEMVNMIIAQRAYELNSKAIQTGDAMLGIVGGLKR
- the flgF gene encoding flagellar basal-body rod protein FlgF; protein product: MIKGIYTGAIGMLAQWTDLDVVANNLANIDTAGYKRDETIFTPFDSIFLHRLYDNYIMTREGYLDQRPKVGPVGTGVGISEIATLYSQGPIQKTDNDFDLAIGGKGFFTIEGPQNKIFYTRNGTFTIDSEGYLVTKGGYRVLGVNGYIQIAQGNFQVQENGKVITGERDWKSPQEIDGLKIVDFENRRGLKKVGNTLFEATQYAGEPQVVAQPKILQGYLEKSNTNPIEEMVKMIEIQRIYEINQRAVTSFDDTLRTAVTEVSRVK
- the murA gene encoding UDP-N-acetylglucosamine 1-carboxyvinyltransferase; amino-acid sequence: MDSPKIIIRGGKRLTGKVKISGSKNAALPILAATILIPEPITLTNLPSLLDIETMCEVLTLLGANVEGKKESAVINTVSLDQYEAPYEQVRKMRASALVMGALLARFGKAYVPLPGGCNIGLRPINLHLDGLSKLGAEIVTKEGYVKLSAKRLIGTEIYLDFPSVGATENLMMATSMACGETIIDNAAKEPEIVELANFLNKAGAKIEGAGSDTIKVTGVKELKTTSFQIIPDRIETGTYAIAAAITKGDITLEGADFDHLHTVMTKLEEAGVIFEKKDSQMRVYVKKDLMPANIRTMPYPGFPTDLQAQFMTLMSITKGMSMVIESVFENRFMHVSELCRMGADIKVDGHTAIIRGVETLSGAQVNATDLRASAALILAGLVAKGETQLSGIHHLDRGYECMEEKLSKLGAQIKRIAGGEDYD